From a single Microbacterium terrisoli genomic region:
- a CDS encoding Rv3654c family TadE-like protein, which produces MAGTVLAVGAMAASVALTLSLATVGAAAVQSQRAAGVADAAALAAADAASGAVSGIPCDRAGAVAAATGARVTSCVLVGLIATIEVVVPFGVLAATASARAGPDTGIGPMPGR; this is translated from the coding sequence ATGGCAGGCACGGTTCTGGCCGTCGGTGCGATGGCGGCGTCCGTGGCGCTCACGCTCAGCCTCGCCACGGTGGGCGCGGCCGCCGTGCAATCCCAGCGCGCAGCCGGGGTGGCCGACGCGGCCGCGCTCGCGGCGGCCGACGCGGCGTCGGGGGCTGTCAGCGGCATCCCCTGCGACCGTGCCGGGGCCGTGGCGGCCGCCACCGGAGCACGGGTCACATCATGCGTTCTGGTCGGCCTGATCGCCACGATCGAGGTCGTCGTTCCGTTCGGCGTGCTGGCGGCCACCGCGTCGGCGCGCGCCGGTCCCGACACCGGCATCGGGCCGATGCCCGGCCGGTGA
- a CDS encoding TadE family type IV pilus minor pilin translates to MTLTGLVRRAGDRGSVTAEFAVVLPAVVLVLALGAATLGVCGQQVRLQDAAADAARLVARGEPAGRAQAVLAAAVGGAHGAIAAEGELVCVTATARAALPVPVPPLRARSCALAGGL, encoded by the coding sequence ATGACCCTCACCGGCCTGGTTCGGCGGGCAGGCGACCGCGGCTCGGTCACGGCCGAGTTCGCGGTCGTGCTGCCGGCGGTCGTGCTCGTGCTCGCGCTCGGGGCGGCGACCCTGGGCGTGTGCGGGCAGCAGGTGCGACTGCAGGATGCCGCGGCCGATGCCGCACGGCTGGTCGCGCGCGGCGAGCCTGCCGGCCGAGCGCAGGCGGTGCTGGCCGCCGCGGTCGGCGGCGCGCACGGTGCGATCGCCGCCGAGGGTGAGCTGGTCTGCGTGACCGCCACGGCCCGCGCCGCCCTGCCTGTCCCCGTGCCGCCGCTGCGTGCACGTTCGTGCGCGCTGGCGGGCGGACTCTGA
- a CDS encoding DUF4244 domain-containing protein gives MSPSASHPNPLPALTRRRAARLFLTDPDDTGAATAEYAIATMAAVAFAGLLVVIMRSDEVRGILTDLVRRALTVS, from the coding sequence ATGTCCCCTTCCGCATCCCATCCGAACCCGTTGCCGGCGCTGACCCGTCGTCGGGCCGCGCGACTGTTCCTGACCGATCCCGACGACACCGGGGCCGCCACTGCCGAGTACGCGATCGCCACGATGGCCGCGGTCGCATTCGCGGGGCTGCTGGTGGTCATCATGCGCAGCGACGAGGTGCGCGGCATCCTCACCGATCTCGTGCGGCGCGCCTTGACGGTGTCATGA
- a CDS encoding type II secretion system F family protein, with the protein MALRRRAHPPAGPDAGTVLRLAVLLQAGLAPAAAWHHLAVSGDDAAATVSARITAGDDAASAVAAQGTGWKDVAAAWRIAESVGAPLADSLRGIAEALDDSDRSRAEVRVALAEPAGTAKLMSWLPLVAVGLGAALGFDTLRTLVATPAGIVCALAGIALIVLAHRWSAVLVRRADPDGAVAGIGADLLAIALSGGVSIERAQRIVDAAGADEPDAETRGILALSRSAGVPAAELLRAGAALARHRARTDGRLRAARLSSRLLVPLGVCTLPAFLLLGVAPMLLSVLSATPLTL; encoded by the coding sequence ATGGCGCTGAGAAGACGCGCACACCCGCCGGCCGGCCCCGATGCGGGAACGGTGCTGCGGTTGGCCGTGCTGCTGCAGGCAGGTCTCGCACCGGCGGCGGCCTGGCATCACCTGGCGGTGTCCGGCGACGATGCGGCGGCGACGGTGTCGGCGCGCATCACCGCCGGTGACGATGCGGCATCGGCCGTCGCAGCGCAGGGGACCGGCTGGAAGGACGTCGCGGCGGCGTGGCGCATCGCCGAAAGCGTCGGCGCACCGCTGGCAGACAGTCTGCGCGGCATAGCCGAGGCGCTGGATGACAGCGACCGTTCGCGCGCCGAGGTGCGCGTCGCACTGGCCGAACCGGCGGGCACCGCCAAGCTCATGTCGTGGCTGCCGCTGGTGGCGGTGGGGCTGGGCGCGGCGCTGGGGTTCGACACGCTGCGCACACTCGTGGCCACCCCCGCCGGCATCGTCTGTGCGCTGGCGGGTATCGCTCTGATCGTCCTGGCCCACCGGTGGAGCGCTGTCCTGGTCCGTCGCGCCGACCCCGACGGGGCCGTGGCGGGAATCGGCGCCGATCTGCTGGCGATCGCGCTGTCGGGCGGCGTGTCGATCGAACGCGCGCAGCGCATCGTGGACGCGGCCGGAGCGGATGAGCCGGATGCCGAGACCCGCGGCATCCTCGCCCTCTCGCGCTCTGCCGGTGTGCCTGCCGCCGAACTGCTGCGTGCGGGGGCTGCGCTGGCCCGTCACCGGGCGCGCACCGATGGCCGATTGCGCGCCGCGCGCCTGTCATCGCGGCTGCTCGTGCCGCTGGGCGTGTGCACCCTGCCCGCGTTTCTGCTGCTGGGCGTCGCCCCGATGCTGCTGAGCGTGCTCAGTGCGACGCCGCTGACCCTCTAG